Proteins encoded together in one Shewanella oneidensis MR-1 window:
- a CDS encoding response regulator transcription factor — protein sequence MSRILLVDDDPLFRVWLTDVLKAQGHEVKCAVNGVEGLTCIRSFAPDIVMLDLVMPQMDGFELLQARECMTPIMMLSARDNEEDRIRSYELGADDFLTKPFSIKELLVRLQAIERRLVQRPKPPMAVEQVATIQSVRFDETAYKITIGKHAVELTQTEFRLFKYLFERKGQVITKQELQKSVLQKDLGRFDRNLDMHISNTRRKLANTRLPRTLINTVRGQGYSFSA from the coding sequence ATGAGTAGAATACTGTTAGTCGATGATGATCCTTTATTCCGAGTGTGGTTAACTGATGTGCTCAAAGCACAAGGACATGAGGTTAAATGTGCAGTAAATGGTGTTGAAGGGCTTACATGCATCCGCTCTTTTGCGCCCGATATCGTTATGCTCGATCTGGTAATGCCGCAAATGGATGGTTTTGAGCTATTGCAGGCAAGGGAGTGTATGACGCCGATAATGATGTTATCAGCCCGCGATAATGAAGAAGACAGGATACGAAGCTATGAACTTGGTGCAGATGATTTTTTGACTAAGCCTTTTAGCATTAAGGAGCTATTGGTACGTTTGCAGGCCATAGAGCGACGGTTAGTGCAGCGGCCCAAGCCGCCAATGGCCGTTGAGCAAGTCGCAACAATTCAATCGGTTAGATTTGACGAAACTGCCTACAAGATTACTATCGGCAAACATGCTGTTGAATTAACCCAAACCGAGTTTAGGTTATTTAAGTATCTCTTTGAACGTAAAGGGCAAGTGATCACTAAGCAGGAGCTGCAAAAGTCGGTATTGCAGAAGGATTTAGGTCGATTTGATCGTAATCTAGATATGCATATCAGTAATACTCGGCGAAAACTGGCCAATACCCGCTTACCGCGTACTTTAATCAACACCGTTCGCGGCCAAGGATACAGTTTTAGCGCTTAA